A window of Hymenobacter aerilatus contains these coding sequences:
- a CDS encoding NAD(P)/FAD-dependent oxidoreductase, with protein MNTNLPTSSLPRVVIVGCGFGGLRLAKELADQPVQVVVVDRNNYHNFQPLLYQVATGALEADSIAYPIRKIFAGQQNFFYRLADVQRVELDRNTIVTDIGEISYDYLVLATGSVTNFFGLDTIEKNGMQIKSVPNALNLRSFLFQNFERAVLEENPEKRQALLNVVIVGAGLTGVEIAGSLAEMRKDVLPQDYPELDLKQMEIYLIEAGGAVLGPMSKEAQQTAHKYLDDMGIHIRLNTSAKRFEDGKAYLSDTDFIRTENLIWAAGVNGAALPGLSEHQVTRNKRINVDHYNLVMGTTNIYAIGDVANMVTDAMPKGYPMLAPVAIQQAEQLAANLGRRLKNESLQPFDYTNKGTMAIVGRNRAVVDLPKNIHFGGFFGWLTWLFVHLMTLVGFRNKVVTLISWAISYFSSDKALRLIIRPYKRRDYKKHSGQSAAEHLNATPQYNPTPPALQAPIAK; from the coding sequence ATGAACACGAATTTGCCTACCTCGTCGCTGCCGCGCGTCGTAATTGTAGGATGTGGTTTTGGAGGACTGCGTTTGGCCAAAGAACTAGCCGACCAGCCCGTGCAGGTGGTGGTAGTAGACCGCAACAACTACCATAATTTTCAGCCGCTGCTCTACCAGGTAGCCACTGGCGCGCTGGAGGCCGACAGCATTGCCTACCCCATCCGGAAGATTTTTGCGGGCCAGCAAAACTTCTTCTACCGCCTGGCCGATGTGCAGCGTGTGGAGCTGGACCGCAATACCATCGTCACCGATATTGGGGAAATCAGCTACGACTACCTAGTGCTGGCTACGGGCTCGGTCACCAATTTCTTTGGCCTCGACACCATCGAGAAAAACGGGATGCAGATCAAAAGCGTGCCGAACGCTCTGAATCTGCGCAGCTTCCTGTTTCAGAACTTCGAGCGTGCCGTACTGGAAGAAAACCCCGAAAAGCGGCAGGCGCTGCTGAACGTGGTGATTGTGGGTGCTGGTCTTACGGGCGTGGAAATTGCCGGCTCGCTGGCCGAAATGCGCAAAGACGTGCTCCCCCAGGACTACCCCGAGCTGGATCTGAAACAGATGGAAATCTACCTCATTGAGGCAGGTGGGGCCGTGCTGGGACCCATGTCGAAGGAAGCGCAGCAGACGGCGCATAAGTACCTGGATGACATGGGTATTCATATTCGATTAAATACTTCGGCCAAGCGGTTTGAGGACGGCAAAGCCTACCTCTCCGATACTGATTTTATCCGGACAGAAAACCTGATTTGGGCAGCGGGCGTGAACGGTGCTGCCCTACCCGGCCTCTCGGAGCACCAAGTGACCCGCAATAAGCGCATCAACGTGGACCATTACAACCTGGTGATGGGCACCACCAACATCTACGCTATCGGCGACGTGGCCAACATGGTGACGGATGCTATGCCCAAGGGCTACCCCATGCTAGCACCAGTGGCCATTCAGCAGGCCGAGCAACTGGCTGCCAACCTAGGCCGCCGCCTGAAAAACGAGTCGCTCCAGCCCTTCGACTACACCAACAAAGGTACCATGGCCATTGTGGGACGCAACCGGGCAGTGGTCGACCTGCCTAAAAACATCCATTTTGGGGGCTTCTTCGGATGGCTGACCTGGCTATTTGTGCACCTGATGACGCTAGTAGGCTTCCGCAACAAGGTCGTGACACTTATTAGCTGGGCCATCAGCTACTTCAGCTCCGATAAGGCGCTACGTCTCATCATTCGGCCTTACAAACGACGCGATTACAAAAAGCACAGCGGCCAATCGGCGGCTGAGCACCTCAATGCCACGCCACAATACAATCCTACCCCGCCCGCCTTGCAGGCACCGATAGCCAAATAG
- a CDS encoding carboxypeptidase-like regulatory domain-containing protein, translating to MSVSFSFRTAFAGVAMVLLLLLSGSAAQAQGQRRVVQFSGIIATGDSLLGVPGAAIFVPKAGRGTLTNEYGYFSLPVLAGDSIVIRALGYGNQWVVIPPDYPRQSYSVIIQLKEDATVLPEVRIFPYATEKAFKEAFLALRLPDEKGSSAAANLSPEVMRRLFTAMPTSSMSNYRQTMQMQQYDQQRRMGMGATPYTNNPLLNPFSWLQLINQVKSGEFKKKAGEDY from the coding sequence ATGTCTGTTTCTTTCTCTTTCCGTACCGCTTTTGCCGGGGTAGCAATGGTGCTGCTCCTGCTATTGTCAGGATCTGCTGCGCAGGCCCAGGGCCAGCGGCGGGTGGTGCAGTTCTCCGGCATCATTGCCACCGGCGACTCGCTGCTGGGCGTGCCGGGTGCGGCCATATTTGTGCCCAAGGCGGGTAGGGGCACCCTCACCAACGAGTACGGCTACTTCTCGCTGCCCGTGCTGGCCGGCGACAGCATCGTGATTCGGGCGCTGGGCTACGGCAACCAATGGGTGGTGATTCCACCCGATTATCCGCGGCAGAGCTACTCCGTAATTATCCAGTTGAAGGAAGATGCTACCGTGCTGCCAGAGGTGCGCATATTCCCATATGCTACCGAGAAGGCATTTAAAGAAGCCTTCCTGGCCCTACGCCTACCCGATGAAAAAGGCTCTTCGGCTGCTGCCAACCTAAGTCCCGAAGTGATGCGCCGGCTATTTACCGCCATGCCTACCTCCAGTATGTCGAACTACCGCCAAACCATGCAGATGCAGCAGTACGACCAGCAGCGCCGGATGGGTATGGGCGCTACGCCGTATACCAACAACCCGCTGCTGAACCCCTTCAGCTGGTTGCAGCTAATCAACCAAGTGAAGAGCGGTGAATTCAAGAAGAAAGCCGGTGAGGATTATTAG
- a CDS encoding ArsR/SmtB family transcription factor, which translates to MRLKHFTVALGLPIFKAFGDESRLRILHLLWRNQEMCISDLEQVLDFTQTKTSRQLLYLKNAGMVNFRRLDNWVFYYIKDEVGDVVQQLLGYLERDAQLRNDQETYQTLWSNRELAAYKLQNRRWKGEAEVK; encoded by the coding sequence ATGCGCCTAAAACACTTCACCGTTGCATTAGGATTACCCATTTTTAAAGCATTTGGCGACGAAAGTCGACTTCGCATCCTGCATTTGCTGTGGCGTAATCAGGAAATGTGTATTTCTGACCTAGAACAGGTGCTGGATTTCACCCAAACCAAAACCTCCCGCCAATTATTGTATCTGAAAAATGCCGGGATGGTCAACTTTCGTCGGCTCGACAACTGGGTATTTTACTATATCAAAGATGAGGTAGGCGACGTGGTGCAGCAGCTCCTGGGCTACCTGGAACGCGATGCTCAACTGCGCAACGACCAGGAAACCTACCAAACACTGTGGTCGAACCGGGAGTTGGCGGCGTATAAGCTGCAAAACCGCCGCTGGAAAGGCGAAGCAGAGGTTAAATAA
- a CDS encoding (2Fe-2S) ferredoxin domain-containing protein produces the protein MHFTTHHLTTPVYAHHIFVCTNQKSGVGDDVAKTFKKELKKQDLKKLLSGGKKRKNRVQTTGCLDVCKHCKKGNGAAVVFYPENIWYGDVHPKDVADIVAEHLGEGRPVQRLRLE, from the coding sequence TTGCACTTCACTACTCACCATCTCACCACTCCCGTGTACGCCCACCATATTTTCGTTTGCACCAACCAGAAAAGCGGCGTCGGCGACGACGTGGCCAAGACGTTTAAAAAAGAGCTGAAAAAGCAGGACCTCAAGAAACTGCTTAGTGGTGGTAAAAAGCGAAAAAACCGCGTGCAAACCACCGGCTGCCTCGACGTGTGCAAGCACTGCAAGAAAGGCAACGGTGCGGCGGTGGTGTTCTACCCCGAAAACATCTGGTACGGCGACGTGCACCCCAAAGACGTAGCCGATATTGTAGCCGAGCACCTTGGCGAGGGCCGGCCTGTGCAACGCCTGCGGCTGGAGTAG
- a CDS encoding YjjG family noncanonical pyrimidine nucleotidase, translating into MKTYRHLFFDLDHTLWDFETNSEEVLRFQYDDHRLARYGFTVEQFMAYYSEVNHALWRMYQGNKITQQQLRTTRFARTLTKLGVPEAEVPADISDQYTSLLPHKTAVFPYTFEVLNYLQAKGYTLHLLTNGFREIQYVKLNAAHLTDYFREIVTSECSGCLKPDGRMYQHALDRAGTTAADSLMIGDNLECDVLGAANAGLDQVYFNPAKRRHFAQTTYEIACLSELKEIL; encoded by the coding sequence TTGAAAACGTATCGCCACCTGTTTTTCGACCTCGACCACACGCTTTGGGATTTCGAAACAAATTCCGAAGAGGTGCTTCGGTTTCAGTACGACGACCATCGGCTGGCGCGCTACGGCTTCACGGTAGAGCAGTTTATGGCGTATTACAGCGAGGTGAACCACGCACTGTGGCGTATGTACCAGGGCAATAAGATCACGCAGCAGCAACTGCGCACCACCCGTTTTGCGCGCACGCTCACCAAGCTGGGCGTGCCCGAGGCTGAGGTACCAGCTGATATTTCGGACCAATACACCTCTCTCCTACCCCACAAAACGGCCGTCTTCCCCTATACTTTTGAGGTGCTGAACTACCTGCAAGCCAAGGGCTACACACTGCACCTGCTCACCAACGGTTTCCGGGAAATACAGTACGTAAAGCTGAATGCAGCCCACCTGACGGATTATTTTCGGGAAATTGTCACCTCCGAGTGCAGCGGCTGCTTGAAGCCCGATGGCCGTATGTACCAGCACGCCCTGGACCGCGCCGGCACTACCGCCGCCGACAGCCTCATGATTGGCGACAACCTGGAATGCGACGTGCTGGGCGCCGCCAACGCCGGCCTCGACCAAGTGTATTTCAACCCTGCAAAGCGCCGCCACTTCGCGCAGACGACGTATGAAATTGCGTGTTTGAGTGAGTTGAAGGAGATTTTGTAA